From the genome of Sander lucioperca isolate FBNREF2018 chromosome 1, SLUC_FBN_1.2, whole genome shotgun sequence, one region includes:
- the LOC116064238 gene encoding uncharacterized protein LOC116064238 → MATSDGFPASFYGEPGVLGMLSNGISAFLVLLQNFNTAHTGNAPVGVENILAGVHLILIGGICQLVAGLISFRRYDHLSGTAFIGYAALWGSYGATRIYFGALAETPATASMPHQMMNNLSLSTNMMSNMSLNATTEIPVSHFLLSIKESAIAGLVPYILLSFLLAFCSATVNYIMPFVFGAITATLVFEAVGLVASSWALVVSGVLELLILIFAIYGSAALLVKGLTQRLVLKGFGTPLFNVLLLGTPNSASAQSIGQEKKKNTKYAEPMPLGFFCDTVASFIFAFYSFGYMKSFGLGAAWVSIITVAQLFSSYYAHLRQDCYHTTKFGLHATYWLIKAWDEFVVSALVAENINVASGRVTMVGNWFFVMAGVVLCVGSLNTDVLELIHNMLFLLLTLSTIPQIPLQGYYIFFGVACSLFTTASLYGTFSRLINAIAEKSLIPVGPQPIASDQLKKALKCCRAEQGDPEPLPQTDQGSDALFYLSNGVAALSALHASSSRMNPTFLHLTIPWVLISGAIIQVYVSRLQITGGGRFGSVISSIYVAVWATWTWFRFAGDILQLFTEEAYGFTAGAIALLVINAFLMLIAADRNLVLLFLTAVMEVVLVCFLLSTLQRLPYELEIAMLALLSIICIYGALASLVNCIFSQRLLPMGPPLRKEKVKQESAPEVPCPVANSRLTSGLLKIAGLLKEGGVCGIPTDTVYALAASCKNPQAIEKIYNIKDRPAEKPICICISNVEQLVAAKPPFSPLLWEFMRNVYPGGISCIVSKGDWLFKLGVGPAYDRVGTKDSIMIRVPNHTVTGHLCDITGPLAITSANPSGEPDSTHHTMVINRLGHKIQGVLCDGDSNEVVASTVVNCLKIDEGTITIVREGCVTAVKVQQIFDRVKSTMV, encoded by the exons ATGGCAACATCAGATGGGTTTCCAGCCAGTTTCTATGGTGAACCAGGAGTGTTAGGCATGTTATCCAATGGGATAAGTGCATTCCTTGTACTGCTACAGAACTTCAATACAGCACACACTGGCAATGCACCAGTCGGGGTGGAAAACATACTTGCAG GTGTTCATCTCATTTTGATTGGTGGTATATGCCAACTGGTGGCTGGACTGATTTCCTTTAGAAGATACGATCATCTGAGTGGCACTGCGTTCATTGGCTATGCTGCTCTTTGGGGCAGTTATGGTGCCACCCGAATCTACTTTGGTGCCTTAGCTGAAACTCCTGCAACAGCATCAATGCCACATCAGATGATGAACAATTTGTCCCTGTCCACAAACATGATGAGCAATATGTCTCTGAATGCCACCACAGAGATTCCAGTTAGCCATTTTTTGCTGTCCATAAAAGAGTCAGCAATCGCTGGTCTGGTCCCTTATATCCTTCTGTCCTTTCTCCTAGCCTTCTGCTCTGCCACGGTCAATTACATCATGCCTTTTGTTTTTGGGGCCATCACAGCCACCTTAGTTTTTGAAGCAGTGGGTCTGGTAGCAAGCTCCTGGGCTCTCGTGGTCTCTGGGGTTCTGGAGTTGCTCATTCTGATTTTTGCCATCTATGGTTCAGCTGCACTGCTCGTAAAAGGTCTGACTCAACGTCTAGTCCTCAAAGGCTTCGGTACCCCCCTTTTTAATGTTCTTCTGCTAGGTACCCCCAACTCAGCAAGCGCCCAGAGCATTGGccaggagaagaagaaaaacacaaaatatgcaGAGCCCATGCCCTTGGGTTTCTTCTGTGACACTGTTGCCTCCTTCATCTTTGCTTTCTACAGCTTTGGGTACATGAAGTCCTTTGGCTTAGGAGCTGCATGGGTCTCAATCATCACAGTTGCCCAGCTGTTCTCCAGCTACTATGCCCATCTGCGCCAAGACTGCTACCACACCACTAAGTTTGGTCTTCATGCCACATATTGGCTGATCAAAGCTTGGGATGAATTTGTGGTATCTGCTCTGGTTGCGGAGAACATTAATGTGGCCTCAGGTAGGGTAACAATGGTGGGAAATTGGTTCTTTGTGATGGCAGGCGTGGTGCTCTGTGTGGGAAGCCTGAACACAGATGTCCTAGAGCTGATCCACAACATGTTGTTTCTCCTGCTTACACTCTCAACAATCCCCCAGATTCCTCTCCAGGGATACTACATCTTCTTTGGTGTAGCCTGCTCCCTGTTCACCACAGCCTCCCTGTATGGCACTTTCTCGCGTCTCATCAACGCCATAGCAGAGAAGTCTCTAATCCCTGTAGGACCACAGCCCATCGCCTCTGACCAGTTGAAGAAGGCTTTGAAGTGCTGCAGGGCCGAGCAGGGGGACCCAGAGCCCCTACCTCAAACTGACCAGGGTTCAGACGCCCTGTTCTACCTTTCAAATGGGGTTGCAGCTCTCTCAGCTCTTCATGCAAGTTCATCCAGGATGAATCCTACCTTTCTTCATCTGACTATCCCTTGGGTCCTCATCTCTGGAGCCATCATCCAGGTCTATGTCAGCCGACTGCAAATCACAGGAGGTGGCCGTTTTGGTTCAGTCATCTCATCCATCTATGTAGCAGTATGGGCAACCTGGACCTGGTTTAGGTTTGCAG GTGACATCCTTCAGCTTTTCACAGAGGAAGCTTACGGTTTTACAGCTGGAGCCATTGCTCTCTTGGTCATTAATGCTTTCCTTATGCTGATTG CTGCCGACAGGAACCTGGTTTTGCTGTTTCTAACAGCAGTCATGGAGGTTGTTCTGGTCTGTTTCCTGCTTTCCACTCTGCAGCGACTGCCTTATGAGCTTGAAA TTGCCATGCTTGCACTACTTTCAATAATTTGTATATATGGAGCTCTGGCGTCACTGGTGAACTGTATCTTCTCACAAAGACTGCTACCTATGGGCCCTCCCTTAAGAAAG GAGAAAGTGAAGCAGGAATCTGCTCCGGAGGTTCCCTGTCCTGTGGCTAATTCCCGACTCACCAGTGGTCTCCTGAAGATCGCTGGCCTACTGAAAGAAGGAGGAGTGTGTGGTATTCCCACAGACACTGTGTATGCCCTGGCTGCCTCCTGCAAGAATCCTCAAGCTATAGAGAAAATCTACAATATTAAA GACAGACCAGCAGAGAAGCCCATCTGCATTTGCATCTCTAACGTGGAGCAGCTGGTGGCAGCCAAGCCTCCCTTCAGCCCTCTGCTCTGGGAGTTTATGAGGAATGTGTATCCAGGCGGCATCAGCTGCATCGTCAGCAAAGGAGACTGGCTGTTCAAACTAG GAGTGGGACCAGCTTATGACCGTGTTGGCACCAAGGATAGCATCATGATCCGCGTCCCTAACCACACGGTGACGGGCCACCTATGTGACATCACCGGACCCCTTGCTATCACGTCAGCCAATCCCAGCGGAGAGCCAGACAGCACCCACCACACCATGGTCATCAA TCGACTGGGACACAAGATCCAAGGGGTTCTGTGTGACGGAGACTCAAATGAAGTTGTTGCTTCCACTGTGGTTAACTGCCTGAAGATTGATGAAG GGACCATCACCATTGTGAGGGAAGGATGTGTCACTGCAGTAAAGGTCCAACAGATCTTCGACAGAGTGAAAAGCACTATGGTGTGA
- the LOC116064477 gene encoding cis-aconitate decarboxylase-like: MISKLQKTIRPVWAVRGLHKSAVEVLKRPAPEDTVTASFGKFISEVKPQHLSSVVLHRSKRMVLDSIGVGVIGSTTDVFELALQHCQHMYAPDDISSVYGRRGTRLSPTLAAFVNGVATHSMDFDDTWHPATHPSGAVLPAVLALSDMMSANSKPSGLDFLLAFNIGVEIQGRLMRFSNEANNIPKRFHPPSVVGTMGSAAACARLLSLDPSQCSHALAIATSLSGAPMANAATQSKPLHIGNASRLGLEAALLASRGLEASSLVLDAVTGVAGFNAFYEDYVPQPLKLPNDDSHMFLLEEQDMAFKRFPAHLGMHWVADAAASVHKVLVGFGPGTVSPAQVQDILLRVPKSKYINRPFPDSEHEARHSFQFNACSALLDGEVTVQSFTPAALRRPDLLALLSRVRMEHPQDNPANFNSMYGEVQVTLVGGDILKGHCDTFYGHWRNPLTNESLRKKFRNNAGAVLPSEKVERLIDVVEELDRLGDCRALLSQLQ, translated from the exons ATGATCTCCAAATTACAG aaaACCATTAGACCAGTGTGGGCTGTTAGAGGACTGCATAAATCTGCAGTGGAAG TCTTGAAGCGCCCGGCCCCTGAGGACACAGTCACAGCCAGCTTTGGGAAGTTCATCAGTGAAGTAAAGCCCCAGCACTTGTCCTCTGTGGTGCTCCACCGCAGCAAAAGGATGGTGTTGGACAGCATTGGAGTTGGTGTGATTGGCAGCAcaacagatgtgtttgagctGGCTCTGCAGCACTGCCAG CACATGTATGCTCCTGATGACATCAGCTCTGTGTACGGACGCAGGGGCACCAGGCTCTCCCCGACACTGGCAGCTTTCGTCAATGGAGTGGCT actCACTCCATGGACTTTGATGATACATGGCACCCTGCCACTCATCCCTCAGGAGCAGTCCTTCCTGCTGTGTTAGCACTCAGTGACATGATGTCTGCTAACAGCAAACCTAGTGGCCTGGACTTCCTGCTGGCGTTCAACATCGGCGTTGAGATCCAGGGCAGATTGATGAGGTTCTCTAATGAGGCCAACAACATCCCCAAGAG GTTTCACCCTCCCAGTGTGGTGGGGACCATGGGAAGTGCAGCCGCCTGTGCTCGCCTCTTGTCTTTGGATCCCTCCCAGTGCAGTCATGCCTTAGCTATAGCTACTTCTCTATCTGGAGCCCCAATGGCTAATGCTGCCACTCAGTCTAAACCGCTCCACATCGGTAATGCCTCACGTTTGGGGCTGGAGGCTGCTCTGCTAGCATCCAGAGGCCTAGAGGCGAGTTCTCTGGTCCTGGATGCTGTCACTGGTGTGGCTGGTTTCAATGCTTTTTATGAAGACTATGTACCGCAGCCTTTAAAATTACCCAATGATGACAGCCATATGTTCCTACTAGAGGAGCAGGACATGGCCTTCAAGCGCTTCCCTGCCCATCTAGGGATGCACTGGGTGGCAGATGCTGCAGCCTCGGTCCATAAGGTTCTTGTGGGATTTGGCCCTGGCACTGTCTCCCCAGCTCAAGTCCAAGACATCCTGCTCAGAGTCCCCAAATCAAAGTACATCAACAGGCCTTTCCCTGACTCTGAGCATGAGGCACGCCACTCCTTCCAATTCAATGCTTGCAGCGCTCTCCTGGATGGGGAGGTGACTGTGCAGTCTTTCACACCCGCTGCCTTAAGACGCCCTGACCTACTCGCTCTGCTGAGCCGTGTTCGCATGGAGCATCCCCAAGACAACCCAGCTAATTTTAACAGTATGTATGGTGAAGTCCAGGTGACACTTGTTGGGGGAGACATTCTGAAGGGACACTGTGACACCTTCTACGGTCACTGGCGCAACCCGCTCACCAATGAGAGCCTGAGGAAGAAGTTCAGAAACAATGCGGGGGCCGTGCTTCCCTCAGAGAAGGTTGAGAGGCTGATTGATGTGGTGGAGGAGCTGGACAGACTTGGGGACTGCAGGGCCCTTCTCTCACAGCTGCAATGA
- the LOC116064282 gene encoding glutamine amidotransferase-like class 1 domain-containing protein 3A, mitochondrial encodes MAKRVAVILSGCGVYDGTEIHEASAVLVHLSRAGAKVQMFAPNADQMHVVNHCEGKPTEEKRNILQESARIARGDVTDLANLDVSAFDALIIPGGFGVAKNLSDWAVKNKDCTIQPHLEKLIKAFHKAGKPLGMCCISPILAAKILPGCELTVGQDIECEKWPNAQTAGAVKEMGCKHVNTDVEKAHVDVKNKLVTTSAFMCNAPIHSVFDGIGVMVKETLKLA; translated from the exons ATGGCAAAGCGAGTTGCAGTTATTCTCTCAGGCTGTGGAGTCTATGACGGCACAGAGATCCACGAGGCCTCCGCTGTCCTCGTCCATTTGAGTCGGGCTGGAGCAAAA GTGCAGATGTTTGCTCCGAATGCAGATCAGATGCATGTTGTAAATCACTGTGAGGGGAAACCTACTGAGGAGAAAAGAAACATCCTGCAGGAAAGTGCTCGCATCGCAAGGGGTGACGTGACTGATCTGGCCAATTTAGATGTTTCAGCCTTTGACGCCCTCATCATCCCAG GGGGCTTTGGTGTGGCGAAGAACCTGAGTGACTGGGCAGTGAAGAATAAGGACTGCACCATCCAGCCACATTTAGAGAAGCTCATCAAGGCTTTCCACAAAGCCGGAAAGCCGCTGGGCATGTGCTGCATCTCCCCCATCCTCGCTGCAAAAATCCTGCCCGGCTGTGAGCTCACTGTGGGACAGGACATAGAGTGTGAAAA gtGGCCGAATGCTCAGACAGCAGGCGCTGTGAAGGAGATGGGCTGCAAACACGTCAACACAGATGTGGAGAAAGCACACGTTGATGTCAAAAATAAGCTGGTCACCACCAGTGCATTCATGTGCAATGCTCCCATTCATAGTGTTTTTGATGGAATAGGAGTCATGGTTAAAGAGACACTGAAACTGGCTTAA